Within Quercus lobata isolate SW786 chromosome 5, ValleyOak3.0 Primary Assembly, whole genome shotgun sequence, the genomic segment aaaagataacaaTTAAATCACACACATAAggaaagattataaaataaaccaaacatggcaaacaaatccaaacaaacatgaaaaataattaaacacaattaattaaccaaaacATGGTCAAATAGAATCAAATATCATgtgaaaaataactaaataaacaaaaataagaattttgcCCTAATCTGGATTCAGGGTTCGCACGCATACTCAATTATATGTACGTATGGTTGAGCCATGTGCACGCAGAATCGATGATGCATATGCATTCTTTAGcacagattaaaaaaattacatttttacaGATTTAATCATTCAAagatataaacatataaatcaAACAAGCATAGTAGAACCCTAAACGCTAAACtaacataaagaaaatataaaaacaaatatcaatataaacaaacaaacatgaaacaaaacaaacaattataCTAAACTAACATTAACTAAATAAACATGTCAAACTTAAGAGGAATCATGTGAGaactaaagaaacaaaagagaacaaaaacaaaatatactaaACCACGGTAAGATTAATAAACgaaaaaagatcataaaatcAACTAAAACAAGTCAGAACACTTGATATAGTATTAAACAAAGAATCATGTGAATCCTATGTAGCAAAGTGGGAGATCATAGAAAAGAGACTcacctttttttaaaatcatagtTTTGAGATTGTTTAACCAACCCCTTAGTGCCTACAACACAAAGGTTAGATGGAGAAGACAAAGATAATCAAAGAACACAATAATTGTTAGTAATtacaactcaagaacaaaagGTTTTGAAAAGGGTTTTAGAAAGCAATTTTGAAAGCAAACTTTCTGCCTTAGAGCAAACTAAAGAGaggttttaattttgtaaaaaatgtgCTAAGGCCCTaccttagggttttgaaaatagaaaatagggTTTTAGAGAAGATGAAGGACAAAAAATCACTCTCTCTGGCTAGGCTTTTGATTGGAGATATAAGAtgagtatttataagttaaaattagggttttcggGGCTTTTTAATGGTCTTTGGATGTTTCCAAGGGTCTATGGGCCGGCTCATACCAAAGAATGATGTTTTGGGCCCTTAAAAATGAAGttatgaaacccaaaaaattggCCTGCATACACATGGTGCATGCATGATTCATGTGTACGCATGCTCCCTAGAAACCCTGATTTGACAGCTTTGATGATCTAGCTTAACTCATtgaatataaattcaaatttaggCAAAATTTATGTCTGTATTGAAACCCAGGAtgtctactttccaatgaaataaaccttacttaaaaattatttgtggaTCAAAAGGTATGGTCAAAATAGTgagaaaatgacatttttcaaaatcgtTTACAATGCAATTTGAacacttttgagttgtgattacgtCCAAATTATTGTGAACTCTTTAAATAACCTTGGTTGACATATGTCAAGCTCATTATTGGGGCCAAGGACCAAAATTTCTTAACGGGTACAAAATGAAGTGTCTATAACTAATACCTTAACATGTAAGTTAATATTCTCTATGAGTCAAGTATACCTCTTACATCAAAAATCATTAATTGATATGAAAACTCAATGGTAATTGAATTTATTAGCAATTATTTTGGTAGTCAGCATGCACAATATGAAAAGCTTTATCCATTAACATCACTGTATTTATGCAAAGGTAGACCACCACAAAgagttttgtatatttttcccATTATTTTCTACATCAAAAATTAgggcataaaaaataattttatttaactacTTAAATTCTGAATACAACACAAATGTCCATACTTATACTATTTCAAGAGtactcaaaaatatttcttcaacGCCAAAAACCTTGTATCTCAACTATCATATTTTAGTATTTCCAACAAAGTCATATAAGATTTAAACTCCTCTTCCGcattgtaaccaaaaaaaaaaaaacttcaacgTTACCTTTAGGAATGGTTTTTGGACATAAAATAGGTACTACCGAACCCTCAACTTGGCttgccattttttaaaatgatttttttttttctattcttaatACAATATTGTTCagtttatatataatagtaCAGACATTTGTGGTTTCAAACGTCTTAGATCCAAGGTGTAATCAAGATTTAGTCTTGCACAAATTGTATTGCCTTGCAAATAACACAATGAAAccattttatttgataataattatTCAAATGACATTACAATAAGGAAAACCAAACAAAtgttattcaaattttatagtTGTTCAGCCTCACTATTTGAAAGATTTTTCAGAATTCTAGTTTGGCGCGAATGCTTTTTGAAGATATTCAACCACATTCTTGTCTAGTTGGAAGGCCTTGATGAGAACATCAGGATTGATGGGTGGAACAGATCCAAAGACCGCGTTTGCTATGGTGATCACTCCAGGATTTTGGCTGCTGAGACCAGCAAAGGCAAGACCAATAGTCTTCCCTATGTTGAATTGGAAGTGAATGAGACCAATTGGGAATACAAAGACATCTCCCTTGTTTAGAACTTTGGTGAAGAGTTTGTTTGGGTTGGATGTGACAAATCCAACTAAGAAAGTACCCTCAATGACTACAAAAAGCTCAGTGCCACGAGGGTGAGTGTGAGGAGGATTTAGGCCATATTCTGCAAAATCAAGG encodes:
- the LOC115992086 gene encoding germin-like protein subfamily 1 member 7 produces the protein MKGVSFLATVAILALASSFVSAYDPSPLQDFCVAINDIKSGVFVNGKFCKDPAMVSANDFSFSGLNIPGNTENKVGSNVTLVNVDKLAGLNTLGISLARLDFAEYGLNPPHTHPRGTELFVVIEGTFLVGFVTSNPNKLFTKVLNKGDVFVFPIGLIHFQFNIGKTIGLAFAGLSSQNPGVITIANAVFGSVPPINPDVLIKAFQLDKNVVEYLQKAFAPN